In Malus sylvestris chromosome 15, drMalSylv7.2, whole genome shotgun sequence, a single genomic region encodes these proteins:
- the LOC126605518 gene encoding pentatricopeptide repeat-containing protein At1g09900-like yields MFGPSFIWAEKHNQEGQLGLPCYQPTPSFASQFSDDDDALFVTPHSAEATRERQKTDKQNGGAWSPTTASSLFLLSSLCRLHPLLCNTPSVWKRRVDRVRTGKTGNFGARVCGKVGLTTPDYRRLFVGSRAQFLVLSDGIQCGIQDGYQKHRRKRVLAVSKVETFSSNGRLQNVEYTPHGGLNGMDSSNGFEEFESNNQLRRLVRNGELEEGFKFLENMLYHGDMPDIIACTSLIRGFCKSGKTRKATRIMNILEESGAILDVITYNVLISGYCKAGEIDNALRVLDRMSVSPDVVTYNTILRTLCDSGKLKQAMEVLDRQLQRECYPDVITYTILIEATCKESGVEQAMKLLDEMRSKGCKPDVVTYNVLINGICKEGRLDEAIKFLNDMPSSDCQPNVITHNIVLRSMCSTGRWMDAEKLLAEMVHRGCSPSVVTFNILINFLCRKGLLGRAIDILEKMPKHGCTPNSLSYNPLLHGFCKEKKMDRAIEYLDIMVSRGCYPDIVTYNTLLTALCKDGKVDSAVEILNQLSSKGCSPVLITYNTVIDGLSKVGKTERALELLHEMRKKGLKPDVITYSSVVGGLSREGKVDEAIKFVHDLEDSGIKPNAITFNSIMLGLCKAKQAGRAIDFLAYMVSKGCQPTEATYTILIEGIAYEGLAKEALELLNELCYRGVVKKSSAEQVAIKM; encoded by the exons ATGTTTGGACCGAGTTTCATCTGGGCCGAAAAACATAATCAGGAGGGCCAGTTAGGCCTGCCCTGCTACCAGCCCACCCCCTCATTTGCCTCCCAATTTTCCGACGACGACGATGCCCTCTTCGTTACCCCGCATTCTGCAGAAGCAACAAGGGAACGACAGAAAACGGATAAGCAAAACGGCGGCGCATGGTCACCCACCACCGCCTCTTCACTCTTTCTTCTTTCAAGCCTCTGCCGTCTGCACCCTCTCTTATGTAATACTCCTTCTGTTTGGAAACGAAG AGTTGATAGGGTGAGGACAGGAAAGACTGGTAATTTTGGAGCTAGGGTCTGTGGTAAGGTTGGTCTCACCACTCCCGATTATCGGAGGCTCTTTGTGGGCAGCAGAGCGCAGTTTCTTGTTCTCTCCGATGGCATTCAGTGTGGGATACAGGACGGTTACCAGAAACATAGGCGAAAGCGTGTACTTGCTGTGTCAAAAGTCGAAACTTTTAGTTCCAATGGTAGGCTGCAGAATGTTGAGTATACCCCACATGGGGGTTTGAATGGAATGGACTCTTCCAATGGTTTTGAGGAATTCGAGAGTAATAATCAGCTTCGTAGGCTGGTTAGAAATGGGGAATTAGAAGAGGGGTTTAAGTTTCTAGAGAACATGCTTTATCATGGTGATATGCCGGATATTATTGCGTGTACGAGTTTAATCAGGGGGTTTTGTAAGAGTGGAAAGACAAGGAAGGCGACGCGGATTATGAACATTCTAGAAGAATCTGGGGCTATCCTTGATGTTATAACTTACAATGTCTTGATCAGTGGCTACTGCAAGGCTGGTGAGATTGATAATGCTTTGAGGGTTTTGGACCGAATGAGTGTTTCTCCAGATGTTGTTACGTACAATACAATCTTGCGTACTTTATGTGATAGTGGGAAATTGAAGCAAGCGATGGAAGTTCTTGATCGACAGCTGCAAAGGGAGTGTTATCCAGATGTGATTACGTATACCATCCTGATTGAAGCAACTTGCAAGGAAAGTGGGGTTGAGCAGGCGATGAAGCTTTTGGATGAGATGAGGAGCAAAGGATGCAAGCCTGATGTGGTCACTTATAATGTTCTTATCAACGGGATATGCAAGGAAGGAAGGTTGGATGAAGCAATCAAATTCTTGAACGACATGCCGTCATCTGATTGCCAACCAAATGTCATTACCCACAATATTGTTTTGCGTAGCATGTGCAGCACTGGCAGGTGGATGGATGCTGAAAAACTATTAGCTGAAATGGTTCACAGAGGCTGTTCTCCTAGTGTTGTTACTTTCAATATTTTGATTAACTTCTTGTGCCGGAAGGGCTTGTTGGGTAGAGCAATTGACATTTTGGAGAAGATGCCTAAGCATGGCTGTACTCCAAATTCCTTGAGTTACAACCCATTGCTTCACGGATTTTGCAAGGAAAAGAAGATGGATAGGGCGATTGagtatttggatataatggttTCTCGGGGCTGTTATCCAGACATTGTGACTTACAATACTTTGCTTACAGCTTTGTGCAAAGATGGAAAGGTTGATAGCGCAGTTGAGATACTTAATCAACTAAGTAGCAAGGGTTGCTCTCCTGTTCTAATCACATACAATACAGTGATTGATGGGCTCTCAAAGGTGGGGAAAACAGAACGTGCCTTAGAACTTTTGCATGAGATGCGCAAAAAGGGTTTAAAGCCTGATGTAATTACTTATTCTTCTGTCGTGGGAGGGCTTAGCAGAGAAGGAAAGGTTGATGAAGCAATTAAGTTTGTCCATGATTTGGAAGATTCGGGCATCAAGCCCAACGCTATCACTTTTAACTCCATCATGTTGGGTCTTTGCAAGGCTAAGCAAGCTGGTCGTGCAATTGATTTCCTCGCTTATATGGTATCTAAAGGATGTCAACCTACTGAAGCAACATACACCATTCTCATTGAAGGCATAGCTTATGAAGGGTTAGCAAAAGAGGCTTTGGAGTTATTGAATGAACTCTGCTATAGAGGGGTTGTGAAGAAAAGCTCTGCTGAACAGGTGGCAATCAAGATGTAG